In Borrelia parkeri, the genomic stretch AAAATACAATTAAGTCAATTTAAATTCGCCAATTTCTAACTTATTAACCAATAATCATTAACTAATGATACTATTTTTAATTTTTATTTATTACTATATATAGTAATAAATAAAAATTAAATAAAAGGAAAAAACACTATAATGAAAAAAATAAATGACATTAAATTATACAAAATTGGAGAAGCAGTAGAATTACTAAAAACAGACTTCAACTACAAAATAGATCTTAGTACTATTTCTAGAAAAATAGGTTTTTTAAATGCATATGTTGTTTGTAACAATATTAGATATATACCAGAAGATATATTACCTGATTTAACTGTAAACTTAAGAAAAAAAGAAACAAGATTAAATACTACAAAAACTATTGAAAAAAAAATAAACAATACAAAAAGCAAACTAAATAATTATTTTCAAAATAATGAAATAGATAACCAAAAAAAAATAAACAATGGTAAAATTACAAACATCGATACAAACGTAATTATCGCGGAAATAAGACAACTAAAACAAGAAATACAAGAAGACATGAAAAACAAAAATAGAGAAATATTACAGCTAAAAAAGGAAATACAAGATTTAACGGGACAAACACAAGAAGATACGAAAAATAAGACTAAAGAAATACTACAGTTAAAAAAAGAAATACAAAACTTAATAAAAGAAAAAAACATACAAAACAATTATTGCAACACAAATAATAAAAAAAATACTTAATTTATATGAGAGAAATATATAATATTAGTAATTCAAAAAAAAAATTTTTATACAGAATATTCAATATTAATAATCAATAATGCTATCGTACATTAAAATAAGTAATCTATTGTGGATAGTTTTAAAACCAATCAAAAAAAAATATTAACGAATTTTAATTGACAATAATCTTATATTAATATAGACTTGGTATTTATGATAATGAGAAGAATCATAAATACCAAAATATATAAAAAATTTTATTATATAACTAGCCATTTTACAAAAATGGTTTCTAAAATATGGGAAGAGAAGAAAGTGGTATATAAAAAAATCACTTCGACTCACAACCTAGTCAAAAGTGAAATTTTTATATATAATAAAAAAATCCCAATCCAAAGCTTCACAGAAAATTTAACTTTGGATTAAAGGCAAACATATGGATATTATATCAAAAGAAACAAAAAAATTCAAATCACAAGACAAAATAAAATTAATACTAAATAATCTTATAGAATCAAATAAAGATAAAACATCCCCTGATATTAAAGAAATCTGTGTATCACAAGTTAAATCGCTAATAAATAGAACATTAAACAAATACGATAGACTGATTAAAATTTATTGGGTCATAAATGCAAAGAATAAAAACTACAAAAAATCGAGTGGAATTGAAGAATATTCAGCAAGTGATATCTACAATATTGTAAGTAAATTATTAGAAAATGACGGACATAAAAAAGTATGTAGACGAACATTTGAAAGAGACCTCAAACTTCTAAATGAAACCGGGTTAATAAAATCTAAAATTAGAAAGTTTGGAAAAAATAAGGGAAGCATTTCTCACTATGTACAAAATATGGAACTTGATCACATACACAAAGAAATAATTTTAGAATATCTTAAAGAAGAGCTTAAAGAAAAGTTAAAGGACAAAAGAATTGTTGGTGATTTCGATAAAGACAACAAAAATACAACATTTAATTACACAAAACTTGAAAGGTTAAACATACCTCTTAAGTTAAGACAACATAATAATATAAGCCAAATGTCGCATGTAGGGGAATCGGCTGTATTTAATAAAGCTAATATAAGCTATATAAATAATAAGAATTCTAAAGAATTGCTTTCAGGAAAAACTGTTTTCGTTAAACCAAAGGTAAGAATGCGCAAATTTAAAAGGGATGATGTAGAAATACGGCTTGTATCCAAACATAAAATCGATAAAAGCTACCTAACCCGAGTAAAAGAGTGTAGTAACAATGATGCAACTTACATAAATGCCCTGATTAATCTAGAGAGAGCAATCATTGAATACAGAAGTGAGTACAACATAGAAGATATTTTAGAGCATTTCCTAAAACAGTTTAGCAATAGGTACAAATATAAGGTATGGATGATGATGAAGCGAAGGGATGGCGTTATTAGTGATTATGAGCTTATATGGGAGGGGAGATTTAGGGATTGGTACCCAAATAAGTACAAGAGTAATTATAAGCCTAAAGAGACTTATGGAGGGCATATACAAGTTAAGCATAACGCATCAGTTGTTAAAGAGATGAAAGATAAACATTTAAGTCTTAAAGAGAGAGAGAAAATAGAGAAGAAAAAAGAAGAAAAACGAAGACTTGAGATAAAGAGAAGAGAAGAATATTTGAGCAAGTTGTTTGAACGTGAAGCTAGAGAGAGAGAAGAGCGTTTAAAAAGAGCTCGTGAAGAGGATGCTTGTCTTAGGGAACAAGCTAGGGCAAGTATGTTTGCTACTTTAGAGAAAAGCAGGGTAGGGAATATGGGCGTTGACACAGAGAACAACATGAGTAATTTAAAGCCTTATGAGAGAGGTTGCAGTCTATCAAGTTCGGTTGTGCTTAATAGAAATTTTGAAGGATTTAAGACTACTAAGGGTCTCTCTATATCTAGTTTAGGGATCATGCTTTCATCTTTAGAAGAGAACCTGAAATTAGGTGCAAGAGGAGATATGACATGAAATTTAGTTTAAGATATTTAGTAAGAAGGCTATACATCAAACGCCATAGGTTTTGGGAAATTTATATGAGCGATGAAGTACAGTCTAGAAAGGGAGACTTGAGAATAGTTAATTTTCCAATACTTAAGCCAGAAGATATTGACTGGGAATATGTATATGGATACGTTAAAGATTGGATAGGAGCAAAATATAGAGAGACCCTTGATATTACGATTAATAAAATAGGCAAAGATGATTATTATTGTGAGACCAAAAGAGGATCGTTGATGAATAATATATTGGATATGTTTTATGCAGATTATAAGGAAATGTTACTTAAAAAATTAGAACAAAGGGAAGTTGTTGATGTAACTGAGGATGTTGTTAAGGGGCTTGAGGATATTGCTAATGACGTGAGTGCTTTAGAGGTAGAAGACGGCTTTGAAGGGAGGGAAAGGGGTAAGCAAGTTAAGGTTACTAAAAAAGCTAAACCCTCAAGTCCTTAGAGTAGTATCAATGTGTAAGATTAGTTACTTAAAGATAAGAGTTAATAAAATACCTATAGAGATGGTAATAATAGTCCCAAACATCCAATTATGTAATCTTGATGTACTTTTGAATTCCATCTTATTAATTTCCATATCTTTTCTAACAAGAGAAATCTCATAGCTCATAGATGCAATATCAGATTTTAATTCAGTTCTAACGTTATCAATCTTGATGTTAAGATTATTCTCAACGTTGTCAATTTTGTTATCGAGGTCTTTAATATCAGATTTTAATTCAGTTCTAACGTTATCAATCTTGATGTTAAGATTATTCTCAACGTTGTCAATTTTGTTATCGAGGTCTTTAATATCAGATTTTAATTCAGTTCTAACGTTATCAATCTTGATGTTAAGATTATTCTCAACGTTGTCAATTTTGTTATCGAGGTCTTTAATATCAGATTTTAATTCAGTTCTAACGTTATCAATCTTGATGTTAAGATTATTTTCAACATTATCTATTTTGTTATCGAGTTCATTAAATTTGTTATCTATTTTGTTATCGAGTATATTGAATTTGGTATCAAAATTATTATCGAGGTCTTTAATATCAGATTTTAAATTTGCTTCAACCTTTTCAAGCTTAAGGTTAAAAGTAGTCTCTAAATACTCAATATCTTTATAAGTGAGTTCATTACGATAGTATCTATAAGATAAATCAGTAGCAATATCTATATTTATACCAGCTTTAGTAAGTTCAGCGATGACCATTTGTTGAGTAACTATTGGTTGGGGAAGTCCCATAGAAGTCTCCTTATAGTAAGTATAAAGTAAAAAAAGCTTTAAAGCAATAGGAAGGAAAAAAGAGAGGCTTTACTAATTGATATTAAGCTAGGGGGTTAAAAAATTTTTTTAGGATTTCACTATAATAGTACAAGCAATATATTATTATTATCAATTTGTACATAATTGCTGCTGAGTGAACAAATTTATTTTCTTTTATGTATTTTTTTAAGAGATGTCACAAAAATATATGAGAAAATAGTTGTTTTTGCAATCTATTAGTAGATTTATAAGGTATACCAAGTTCTTAGAGTAGTATCAATTTATGTGATTTATTGCTTTTTAATTAAATTAAACAATTACTTAAAGATAAGAGTTAATAAAATACCTATAGAGATGGTAATAATAGTCCCAAACATCCAATTATGAAGTCTTAATGTACTCTTAAGTTCCATTTTGTTAACATCAATCTTAGTATCGAGTTCATTAAATTTGTTATCAATCTTGTTATCAAGTTCGGTTTTGACAGATTTAATCTCAGATTGTAAAAGAGCTTCAACTTTTTCAAGCTTAAGGTTAAAATTATTCTCAACAGAGTCTATTTTTTTATCGAGTTCATTGAATTTGGTATCTATTTTTT encodes the following:
- a CDS encoding plasmid maintenance protein, with product MDIISKETKKFKSQDKIKLILNNLIESNKDKTSPDIKEICVSQVKSLINRTLNKYDRLIKIYWVINAKNKNYKKSSGIEEYSASDIYNIVSKLLENDGHKKVCRRTFERDLKLLNETGLIKSKIRKFGKNKGSISHYVQNMELDHIHKEIILEYLKEELKEKLKDKRIVGDFDKDNKNTTFNYTKLERLNIPLKLRQHNNISQMSHVGESAVFNKANISYINNKNSKELLSGKTVFVKPKVRMRKFKRDDVEIRLVSKHKIDKSYLTRVKECSNNDATYINALINLERAIIEYRSEYNIEDILEHFLKQFSNRYKYKVWMMMKRRDGVISDYELIWEGRFRDWYPNKYKSNYKPKETYGGHIQVKHNASVVKEMKDKHLSLKEREKIEKKKEEKRRLEIKRREEYLSKLFEREAREREERLKRAREEDACLREQARASMFATLEKSRVGNMGVDTENNMSNLKPYERGCSLSSSVVLNRNFEGFKTTKGLSISSLGIMLSSLEENLKLGARGDMT
- the bdr gene encoding Bdr family repetitive protein; translated protein: MGLPQPIVTQQMVIAELTKAGINIDIATDLSYRYYRNELTYKDIEYLETTFNLKLEKVEANLKSDIKDLDNNFDTKFNILDNKIDNKFNELDNKIDNVENNLNIKIDNVRTELKSDIKDLDNKIDNVENNLNIKIDNVRTELKSDIKDLDNKIDNVENNLNIKIDNVRTELKSDIKDLDNKIDNVENNLNIKIDNVRTELKSDIASMSYEISLVRKDMEINKMEFKSTSRLHNWMFGTIITISIGILLTLIFK
- the bdr gene encoding Bdr family repetitive protein; amino-acid sequence: MGLAQPVITQQMVIAELTKAGIKRDIAIDLSYRYYKNELTYKDIEFLKENFDIKLKHLENGISSIKDELNTKIDTKFNELDKKIDTKFNELDKKIDSVENNFNLKLEKVEALLQSEIKSVKTELDNKIDNKFNELDTKIDVNKMELKSTLRLHNWMFGTIITISIGILLTLIFK